In the Juglans microcarpa x Juglans regia isolate MS1-56 chromosome 6D, Jm3101_v1.0, whole genome shotgun sequence genome, one interval contains:
- the LOC121233960 gene encoding ubiquitin-conjugating enzyme E2-17 kDa-like has translation MAAKRISKELKDLQKDPPVSCSAGPVGRDMFHWQATIIGPEDSLYAGGVFSVNIHFPPDYPFKPPKVSFKTKVFHPNINNNGSICLDILKEQWSPALTVSKVLLSICSLLTDPNPDDPLVPEIAHMYKTDRAKYEATARIWTEKYASS, from the exons ATGGCTGCAAAACGTATTAGTAAGGAGCTAAAGGATCTGCAGAAGGACCCTCCTGTTTCTTGCAGTGCTG GCCCTGTTGGACGAGACATGTTTCATTGGCAAGCAACAATAATTGGCCCAGAGGATAGCCTTTATGCTGGGGGTGTGTTCTCGGTAAACATACACTTCCCACCAGATTACCCATTTAAGCCACCAAAG GTATCCTTCAAAACAAAGGTTTTCCACCCTAACATCAACAACAATGGAAGTATATGCCTTGATATTCTTAAAGAACAGTGGAGCCCTGCTCTTACAGTTTCTAAG GTGCTATTGTCAATATGCTCATTGCTTACAGATCCAAACCCAGATGATCCTCTTGTCCCTGAGATTGCTCACATGTACAAGACCGACAGAGCCAAGTATGAGGCTACTGCTCGAATTTGGACTGAGAAATATGCCAGCTCTTAA